CTGTCATTGAGTACTTACGTAGTCATCCTCATGCAGACCTTGCTTCTGAACAGAACTTTTCACCTCCAGGGAAAACTTCTCAAACTCAGGCTTCACGGTCCTCAGCAGAGTGATGGTCTGCAGGTATGAGTATGCCTTCTTAGCTTCAAGGTCATGTTTGTCACCTCTTCTCCAAGAGCCATTtcctaaggggaaaaaaagcatatttccAACTCCATATTAGGTAACATTACAGGATTGCCTTCCTTTTCCACCCCTCTCTTGCACACTGGGGAGATGACAAGGCAGAACTGAACCTGCTCcaagagctgcagaagctgggcagggaggaacAGCTGGTGGGAAGTAAATGTGCAAGCAGAAGGACAACCTTACCCCCATGCTGtgcttgcttatttttaaagggtGGGATGAAGCCTAAGCATGAAGACATCTCAGAGCTAAAAACATGTGCCAGATCTTGAATGTAGAGATATTTTTGTTAGAACAAGTGAGGGAAGAATCAGCCACAAAGTTTTTGTTACAAGCAACACTCTTGGACAGTCAGAAAGGCACCAATAAAGTCAATAGTATAATCATCATCCTAAATGGGAGGCAGATGGTACAGCTACTTCTCCCACAGCTCTTCCACTCCAGTCAAGGAGAAACTCATGCATGCAGTGGCTGCCAGGCCAGCCCTGCTCTTAGCAAAGAAACACTTAGAAATAGAATGGGATACTGTACATATGctgtatttacatattttctgtCACAGCAGGGGAAGAATTCAACTCAGACCACGAGTAAAgtcatctgatttttttaaaagcagcatatCTTACTGGTTGTTAATTAGCAGAGGAGTTCTTCTGCCTAACAGAGCCTGACCTAAGACCAGGTCGTAAGACCCTGATTCAGACTTTCACAAGATCAGTTCAAAGGTCCGCATTGCCCTAGACCAGGTTTTGTGCTATTCTCCATAAATGATAAATATAAGAGGTCTAAAGGGAACAGTGGTAGCCTTGAAATGCTTACAAATAATTAAGCACCAgacagtaattttatttttcaacaaacagcagcaaaccCCATCATGGCTAAATAAGTGGAGACGAAGATTAACAGTAAGTTTGCAAGGGTAGCCAGAGAAACCAGGTTGGACCACCTCATTATCCCCAAAGCAGGTGACTACAGtgtctgcattttgttttcctcatacCTTGGCACTGCTGTTTGGActatttttgcttctgtttttggttttggtttttttttgacagcaCATTAACTGGAAAATGGCTCTGGTTCCTCAGTGAGCACAGGGAAAGGAGCAAAGGACCTGCACTATTCTGTAAGACAAGTCTTAGACAAgtctttcctcctgctgcttttggtTCCAGGGCAGGTTCTGTCACTCCCTTCACAGGGTGGGAGGCACAGATCGCCTCAGTCCTTTTACCTCTTTTCCACCCCAGCAAAACATTATTTACTACAGCTTAGCAGCAGTTACGACTATAATCTTTATAAATACCAATTAACCTTGTTAATTCTCTCAGGAAGAAGTTCTAGAtacatctgcttttggtcagGGATTTCTCTCCCGGTACAAAGTTTAACTGGTAAAAATTACTGACGTCAGTAATTAATCAGAACTGATGAAAACACTGGAGAGCTGCTAAAACCCACAGTCTGGCTTTGCCCTCAGACATAGCACTGTTTCCTTCACTGCCTGCTCCTCATTCTTGTTACTTCTTTCCAATAAGAAAGATACGCACAGCTGGCAATTGCAAGGTAGCACATCTTGCTAGCTTCCCCAGCCCTCAAAGCTGAGAAGCCTCTGCCACAGCAGAGTACCTGCATTTCTGAGGTGTAATATTCAAGCAGCATGGAGGGCTTTGCTACAGCTTTGTATTTACAAATGGAGATGGCTAAAAAGAGTGAAATTGTAGACAAAAATATGGTAGTGCTGGTAGAAAGCAAGTATGTTTCTGTCTTGGAtactataaatatttattttttaaaaatcctgtcaTAAACCTGCATAATAGTGTTCCTAtaataatttacatatttaaattCCTTCATGGATTTTTTATGTACTTTTGTACTTTATGTACTTATGTGCAATTACTGCAGCCTCGACACTGAATACGtctgctcttctgaaaaattaaaaatattcagggCAGAGGGCAACAACAAACTGCAACATGGTCATCTGAACTCAAAGGCAAAGTGCCAGTCACACCAATCACACCAACTCCTGGATTTTGTACCTTTTATAAGGCACAGAATCTAGCATCTCCAGCCACATGGAACAAGGAATTTGGGGGGAATTTCTCCACATTTCTCTATTATGCTTTCCACATGTGATGACCATCTGCACAAACGTAAACTTCTGATGTGGAGTCATTTCACTCCTCACGGGTAACATacccacaaaaaaccagcaaaatcggttttaaagaatttttactTAGAAATGTCAGGAAATGCCACAATCTAACATTTTAACCACATCAGAAGGCAGACAGTTTTCATTAATCCCTTGGAAAGGCGAAAAGAAGGCTGGACTACCTACAATGCAAAGGATGATTCTGCTGAGACTCCCACACAATCACACAGGTATGGCCCCCATCACCGTGTTCCACAGAGGTCCCACACCAGCATGGCACAGCACTGCCCTGTACACAGCTGAACAAAGTGCTGTCCACTGGGGACACCCACTCGACTCCACAGCTGCTGTGATGCTGGGGCCCTCCAGGGCAGGGTGCTGAGCCTGGAGAGTCCAACAGTGCCTCCTGCAACTGCCCCTACAGCCTAACAAGTAGCATCCTGGAAAGCAAAACCATTACAGAACACAGCAGCCCaccccctgcagctgctgtttctaCATGAGCATCCCCTGCTCAAGGAGAACTTTGGGTATCACCTGCCTCAGCCAGCTTCAGTGCTTCCCAGCAGTCATTCCAGCCAAGGCAAGGAACCATCCATTGAAGGGGATGACTCATGAGCCACTGTGGGTATCAAAGGATGATGAGAATCCCTGTCCAGGGATGCCTACTTCTCTACAGTGAATCACTTTTGATGCATTTTTGCTCTGTGAgatgaaatgcagcagcagtgcagtggTAGCAAGACACTGCTGGTAGCCAGAGGGGTTATCTGATCAGCAGCTGCTAATCAAGTCAAGcctgcacagctcccagggTTTACAGAAGGGCCAAAATTTCAGGATTCTGTGACTGCTGATACAGGTGCCCTGGTTCTGATTAAGGCTGCAATGCCAAATGATTCTGCTTATGCCACAAGGGATGAAGTCACTCCAAATTCAATactcagcaaaaagaaaacctcaatTTGAGCCATTGGCTTTGATCTTGTTCTGCAACTTTATCTTTTTTAGTTATTTGAGCGATCTCTTTATCACCTGGCAGAACTTGCCACTTGTTTAGTTAAGCTCCAAGGCATACACAGAGCTACCTATATCTCCAAATTTAAACAGCTACATTCCCTCATTATAGAGCTTTTCAAAAAACACAACCGtttattgtaaaaataatcTTGGCAAATGGATAACCAAAAGTTTATGCAAAAGAATTTAACTTAAATTAACTGatttaataaacaaaacatCCTCCATGTGACTTCAATTATTCCCATTTGTCAGCCTTTTTaggcttgggaaaaaaacaaaacaaaaacaaaaaacaagttCTCATTCTTTCTCAACACCAGTTTGGTTTtcaatttgaaattaattcattaCTATATTGGATTAGTTAAATGCAGCCTGCAAAATAGGCTGCTCTGTTCAAAAGCCATGTTGCCACGTCAACAAAACCTAGTTCCCAGGTAAAAACTGGTCCCCAGCGCATTGCTCCACTATTAATTTGAATTTAACTGAGACAGCACTAGCAGCTGAAAGCAGGTTTTCTCCCTGCTGTGCACTGCCATTATAATAAATGTAAACTGAATGTAACTGAACACTGAacacttttcttcaaaaagaaaatacatgtaatttacattttaaatttaggCTATAATTTGACAAATCTGATCTTTTTTACTTAAGATAAAATGAGCCACTTTTATCCACTCTGATCTAGTACATTTGTAGTGTCTATGTTGATCCAATGCTTTCACTTCAACACAACTCTAGTgaatatttttgcagctggaggTTGTGATCAAAAGCTGAAACTAATCAATTGTGTGAATTCCCCACCACAGCGATGACTTCTGGAGACCCAGGCCCTGCAGCTGCCACAACTCAGCTCTAGAAGTATTCCTGCCCAGAGATTTGCCCATCTCAAGGTTGGGGATGGTGCAAGCAACCCCAAGCTGAGCACACACACCTAACTGAGATAACCAATGTTTCTGTCTATTGCTCCCCATACAAATAACTACATAAAGTAATGCCTACAGAGTATTTGGCATCTTGTGATCCATTCAGTGGCAACTAAAGCCACAAGGTTGATTTTATCTCCTGCAATACTACCACAGCCCAAGTGGAAGCTAACTGCAACTGGGGGGAGAGATACTGGTGTATTTTGGGACTTGTTGTGGTGTATTTTGATGCTAACAAATCTAAAAATACTAACTGGCACGCAGAAGAATTTGCAACATACTTGGTCAAGAAAAACATTACCATATGATGAGCTGTTGAAGAGTTCAATATTGAAGAAAGCATAGTCCCCATTGGTCATTCCTTGCCGATGAGCAGCCAACATAATACTCCTGATTGTGTCACCTCTGGCACACATGATTACAACTggtggaagaaaatggaaaaacacagaTAAGAAGCAGTTTAAGAACTTCAGGGAACAGCCTGTTAAGCATGAACACTGCCAAAGACAGTGGCCCCAGCTGTCCTCCCCATGTCGCAACAAAGATGACAACGCAGATGGCAAACAAAGCTGATTTCCCAAACAGCTGAGAGACGGCAGGTACCAAACACACAGGGGCTTCCTAGTCCCTTGTCTCTTCTGGAAAGAATTAGATAGAGTCAGGTGTGTGATATAAGTTTTTTTACCCCTGCAATATGTGATAAGGTCAGCTTCAAATTTCTTCAGCTGCATATATTTGTAGAGTCAGTTGCAAGCACAAGCCTTTGCTGTAACATCTAATGAAGAATTAAGGTGATACAATGACATTACAGTggcattttaatttcaattcCATTGAACGATTTGGTGTAGATACATCTCACATACACCTCAGTCACCTAAAATTAAGGTAACTGGTCTAGAATTTGTTGTTTCTCTACAGTTAGAGGtaagcagcatctctgcagctgATTCACACCTTCCCAAGATGCCTCCCTAGGGGTAGAAGTACAAACCTCTCCAGGATGTGACTGTCCCTCCAGCAACTATATAACAAGGCTTGGAAATTACCTTTGATGGGATGCTTAATATTCAGAAACGGGCAATGCAAGTTCCATTTTCTGAGTGCAAAGAATAAAGGGGGTTACATGAGTAAAAGCCACAAAGCTTCATGCATCACAGACCTAGAGCTAAGCAGTGGCTCTGCTGCTACAACAGGATCCACAGTGCCACAGGTATGGTCCGTGTGGACACTATGATCCAGACTGTGACAAGTCTGAATCAAGAGGTCTCTTCCCCAGTCTGTGGGCAGGAGGAATGACTCTCCTTGCTACCACTTCACACTGCAAAGGGAAAGTAGGCAAGGTCTTCAGCAATGAGGAGGCACCTCCCACATTGCATACCTTATACTGTAACCTTTTATATAGGATCACAAGACTATGGGTATGAAGCTACTGACatcagagggagcagcagagtaTTGTACCGGAGTGTGTTTCAGGAATATGTCCTACAGCAAAGTCATAAGAGATACTGTTGGGAACGATGATTTGAAACCAACTGCACACACATTTCCAAGAACACCGTCACGCATGGTAGGGCTCAAAAGCTACAATAATGTAGGCAAGTATTTTCACCCCAACaataaaactgaataaaaaccACATTCAGCTTTTCTGGGTAAAAGTGTTTGCTATTATATGAAATGGAAAGGCCAAACAGGCCAAATCTTTTTGCATACAATGAATTGCCTCCCATTGTTTTTCTGGTTGGCTGCCATCACAGGCATAAAGCTCCAGATGCGCTGCTGGGGTGAGTCACGTTCAGTACATCCCCACGCTTCAGGAAAGTTATActgtgctcagctctgtccTACTGATTATAGCAGAGTAATATAATAATTTCCAGAGCAACAGAGCAAGACGTATTTCATGGCCATTGTGAAGTATATTAGcatgaaggaaaggaagaagaaaaaagattttcttacAATAAAATTTGGATCAAATCTTTTCCAGATGCACATCAGGAACAAATTTGTCTTACTGTTCCAAGTTTCAGTAGAGGTGagagatttctttttgaaatgtttccttgCTGCCCCCTCAATTCTCCCTTGACTTAGCCTTTATAATTCATATCTATCATAAAATCATAATCTGTAGATGGAATTGAAGAGATTCCCACAACACCAGTAAAAGACCTTGtgcaaaagggaaagaaaaaaaaaaaaaagagttggggaaaaattctactttaaaatacattaaatcaTACCTTGTAAGCCTCTAAAAGAACGTAAAGGAAGTAATATTAACTGTTTGGATGTCTCTCACAATCTtccaaaaatgtaaattatgtGTATTCAATCTGCATCTGTACCTTACCATTGTGTACATACAATGTGTACGTGCAAACACATAGAAAATGTTCTCCCTCCAGTATAATATACACAGACTGCATTAATTCCAATACTGATATTCTGAATTTATTGACTTGGGTTATTAACTCATCCTGCAAATACTTAAAGAGTTTAAATTCCAGTTAAAGGAGTAAGCACACCCTTTGCTACACGCATCCCTTGGACTATGTGTATTAGCAGAACACATTTAAGCACAGTCCTGGCGCTGTGACCATTACAGTGAACCTGAGCCTACAACGTCAGCTGAGCCTATAAAGATGCTTGTACTACTACAGAAATTCATTACAGACAAGTGGTTAACCCTtatcttcatatttttcatcATGATTTTGCTGTGCTTCCAGGACATGAGTCTTTTGAAGTAGCTTCCAGGACTGAAGAGGCAGCCACTGGCAAACAGTGTTTAGCTGAATGTTCCTCTGCCTCCTGAACCCCCAGGAGTTCAGTACAAGCCTCCAGCTAGCAGCAATCTGACCCACGGGGCCAGCCTCTGCACCAGGTCCCAAGGTACACCTAatttcccagctctgggagaGCTGCTTTGAGTACGAATTCTGATCTGCTTGGAAGCCCACTCCCACTCAGAGTAGCTCATGAataccaccagcagcagcaatctCTGGACACTGAGAAGTGGAGGGTCAGAGCACAGGACAGTGGCATACTAGATGTGACAtaagagcttttaaaaactgGTGAGAAAAGCAACCAACTAAAAATGTTCCTAAAAACCATTTTGCACTGTGACCTGTTGCCCACAAAATCTGTTGCCCAGTGGGAGGGACCTCTTCGCTCAGGAGAAATTAAGACCTCATCTGAAGCACATGCTGCATCCTTCCCATGATATATAAGTTTTACAATATTCTTACAGCCTGAAAGGTGCCATGAGCAGCAGAACAACTTTTCAAGCCTAGAGTAACGTGCCAGGTGAGTCCTGCAGTCAGTCTTAAAAGTCAGAGAGGCACAAGTGGAAGCTGGAGGTCTCACCTTGCTGCCTTTCAAATCAGCAACATAAGCCAGAGGACAAAGGAAGAGATGAGACAGAGGGAGGGGACCCCACAGGGCACAAAGagtgggagggaaaagagaCAGAGGGATACTATTATTCAGTAATTTGCAAGTTCCAGAATGATGCAAGACCAAAGGTCTCTGCTCAGTGAAGCTTTTCAGCCAAGGCTGAAAGCAAGCCTCTCTTCCCTGATTGTCAGCAAGGTCTGGAGATCTGCCTTTAGCCATCAGTCACATtcccacagcacagccacagctcccttTGGCTGTGAACACTCATCTTTTCCTGCTGTAAGCCTGCTGCTATGCTCTTACCATCAGCAAATCCAAATACATGCACAAAAGTTAGGCTGgctagaaaataaaagcaactttTCCCACGTAGCAGTTTCCTGTAGCACTAACACATTTCTTTCAGTATACTCCCCCGACCAGCACTTACTAGGAAAGCTCTACTTTAAGCACCTGCTTTGGTGAAGAGAGACTTAAAAGAGCCACATGCTACTGGACCTCAGTCATCTCACAGACACGCCTGCACCCGTTCAGGATTTCTCAGCAGCTTAAGCAAGCCTGCTCTGTCCACAGCCTTCTGCAATCTAACACCAGTTGGGGCACTCACACGCAGCATGATCTGTACTGGTTCAATTTTGATGCTACACTCAACAATCAAGGACTAAAAACAGTACAAAGCACTTTGCACACCTCCATCTCTTTGGAAAACAACTGAAGTATTCTGCTTAACTCGAGCCTGCGTTCCTCTCACCCCCcaccttttcttattttgcagtAATTTACTGGGGAAGCCTCTGGCTGCTGAAAGCctctaacagaaaaaaaaatgcttttttgatAAGCCTTCATTGCTCTGGGAGCTCACTTTAAAACACATCTAGCTAAAAATATGCACGTCCCAAAAGCACTTTGAGCATTTTACTGCTACGTGATGTAAAGTCATTCATCCAGCCCGGGGGTGACTTTCCAAGATGTTATACAAGCCATTTATCTCCACTTTGTTTTGGTAACAATTGGTGGCAATATTACTTCACACATTCACGTGTTTCACATCCACACATCTCCCAAATTGACTGCTTACTCTAAATGCATTTGTTGTTTACAAAGCACTTGATGGGGCTTCAATGGCAGGAGTGGGGAAAAGGACCCCCACGGCAAGACTCAGCAGGGtgagaagaaaacatctttgcTTAGACTTTGAACTTCAAAAGTCACTTCAAGAGTCACTTCAAAAATCTCGGAGAATTAGCAACAGATTTGCTGCTCTGCAACTAAGGACAGTTCTGGGTAACCCAGGCCACCGGCAGAAAGATGATTTCTTACTGTGCCACAAAGCCCTCCCAGTGCAGTCCCTGAGGGCAAGTCTTCCCTCCCGCCACAGGAGGTGAAGCTTTAATGAACTTCTGTGGGCATAACTTTGGTTTGGGTCAGGGGATGCCTGGTCCATGGATGCCACCACACCACTGCAATGATATTCTCCATGAACTGGGACGTGATGGTGCCTGCCCCTCATGCAGGACCTTTCCTCCCCGGTGTTCCCACTGCCCCAACACCCTGTCCCCTCATCCCAGCAGCTACCGAACACCATTGAGGAGCAGAGCGGCACCCTGCCACCACTCACCCCTTTCGCCGGTCTGGAGGGTGCGGACGATGTCGTCGAGGTCGAGGTGTCGGCTGCTCTCGTCGAAGCTGTGCACGGCCATGTGGAAGGCCTCCTCCTGGAAGACCACATGGACGCCTTCCATGGCGAAGTAGCAACTGCGCTCGGGATTGCTGTCGCTGTAGAGCAGCGTAGCCCGGTTCCACTGGTGGTGGCGGAAGAGGGCCAGCAGCATCTCGCCCATCTTGGCGTAAGCGGGGGCGACGCGGGTGAGATGCGAGTACTCGCCGCCTTTGGCGCCGAAGCCGGCGGCCAGAGCCCCGGCCGACAGCATGGGCACGTTCCAGTGGGCCGCCAGCCGCGCTACTGGCGCCGCCGCGTACTCGCAGACGGGCCCCAGCAGCAGGTCGGGGCGGCGGCCGTGCAGGGCCACCATGTCCACCAGGCTGAAGAGGGCGCGGTTGCCGCACGCCGAGTCCTCGTAGGTGAGCTGGAAGGCGTAGCCGGGCGGCAAGCCCCCGCCGCCGCTCTCCCGCAGGCTCCGCACCGCGTACTCGATGGCCGGTCGCACCCGCCCCAGCGAGAAGAGGTAGGCGTCGTCCTGcggcagcagcaccagcacccgGATTAGCTTCTCTTCCTCCGCAACCTCCGCGCCCGCGGAGCCGGCGCCCAGCGCTGCCAGTGCCGCCAGCACGCAGCAAaggctgctcagcagccaggGCGGCATCGCGCCCGCCCGCCCGGCCCCCCCACAAGACGCTCGAGCTCAGGCAAACTTTTCGGCACCCCCCACACCCTATCCCCGCCCCGCCTCGAAATTGTTCAGTCgtgcttttatttctcaggtGTTGGGCGAATTCACAACCTGCCCCAGCCTGCAGGTTACGGACGGAGCATCCCAGTTCTGCTTGTCTTATTATCTTATGGataagattattattattattactgaatTCTTTTTTGCCTCTCCCCCCGCCCCCTCGCTGGATCCCCCAGCGGGGCTACTGGGCTGTGCCCTCCCCGCTTAAGTAGGGCGGGAGCTGCGGAGGCTTCTCCGCGCGCCCAGGCGGTGCGGCCGGGTTTGAGCGCAGGGAGGAGTCGGCCCAGgcgctcccccccccccccccccccccccgccctgCCCGCCCCCTCCGGCCGCTCCCCCCTCCTGCACACCTCTTCTGCCGGCCTGGAGGCCGCAGAGCGGAGGTTGCTGTACTTATCGCACAGGTAACACTTAACGTGTTACTATTCAGTGCCTTTCTGCTCGCCTGGTGCCAAGCGAATCCGGACGGGCAGGGATCCCCTTGCAcgttatatatatatatatatatatatatatttttttttttttctgttgcttcagTCCGGTTAAGATGCCTTTTTACTTCATAAAGGAAGCATTTTTGCCCCCCACCCTGCCGAGGGGTTTGGGTAAGGTATCAGCAGTATCAGcgctgctggggatgcaggcAGCACCCCGATGGGCACTGTGACTGGTTACAAGCAAGGAAGCCTGGCTCCCATCGGAACGGCATAAACGAGCTGGGAAGCCAGCTCTGGATTCCTGACTCCTGCCTGTATCTCTCTGGGGTCTTCCTGAGACCCCCATGCCAAGAAGGCCCAGATGGAGTTTTCTGTCACTTCCTACCCCACTGTGTCTCAGAAGCACAGTTCCATGCCACAAGCAGGAGAGATTCCCCCCGTCAAGGAGCACTGATCTGATACTATTTACTTgggaaaataagaaagataaCCTTTTGAATTATATTGAGAACACTGCCTAGTTAGAGCATGCTAAATGCATCCCTGCTTATCTCAATTTACTTACTGGTCATAATGTTGGTACGCTTAAGATTTTGTCAGTACCTACTTAGAATGCACACTCCTCCTCTGGAATGAAGAATAAAGTCACTGTGAAATGTGCATAATGTTTTGAGAAATGCTAAAGGATGGCTCTCTGTGGAATTTTCTGTGCCCCATTACAGCACAGGTCCCCAGAAAAAGGCAGTTTGATGTTTTATGGTTACGTGGAGAGTGCCCAGTTTGCAATCAAAAGTTAAGTGAACTGCTCCTGGCTTTACAGAAGAGGTTTGTTTAGTTCAGCACAGAGGTCATCCTCAGGACAGTATGTGTAAACTTACTTTTGTTGCTGCCTTCACCACAGTTTGTGAATGGGAAAACTGCATTCCTGGGGTGACCATCTGCTCACCTTTGAGATGCCTTGATTATAGAAAAGAAAGCTGGGAGCGCTTGTGCAATTACAACTGAGGAGTGGAATGAAAACAGCAGATAAGACGGTACAGAAGTAGTAATTGTTTAAAAATcgaggggtttttttttgggggggaagcaTTTATCTAACTGGGCTCAGTAAAATAAAGAAGCTCAGAAATTCAAGGATGGGTATTGTCTCTGAGAAACGTACCTCTCACACAGTTTTGATTACTGAATCAAACTTGAGAGTGTTCTTGAAGATTACATAAACATCCACCCTGGTGAAGCTGGTTTTGTATGTTCCTGTACCGTAAGTTATGTCAGgcattttttttgtaaatgacTCCATATAACATAGTAGAGATTAAGCAGAATGTTACAATATGCAACACACCAGCCATCTTCACCACAAAGcttgcaaaaacattttcttaagaCACATTTTGAAATGCTGACCTTTGTAGTCACTGCTTTATGGTGACTCTACAGATGTGTTTACAACACTGAAATCTGGACAGATCTCTCTTGATTCCCTCCTTACCCCATCAGGatatctttttcattttacGTGTAAGCTCCATGCTACTCTCCTAGCTGTCTTATTTCAGCATAAGCTGTGTAAATACAACAGAAGAGATAGTAAGCCCATAAATCACAAGGCTGCCATCCCTACATACTGGTCCTTGTGAGGTAAAGTACTGCTGGGAAAGAATAAGACTAGGAGAAGCAGGGCAaacatgagagaaaaagaaacaaaaggcatCTAGCCAGTATTGTGTAGCAGTAGTAGCATCAAAAGACCGATTTTGATACTTTCATACACAGTATGTGGTCCTTACTTACCTGAACAATTGCATTCAGCCTTATGGGAGTCACAAAGTCTCCACAGACCAAAGTTTCATGAACACTTCAATTGTTCCCTTTCACCCTAagcagttttattaaaaaaaaaaaaaaatcccatcctgtgactgatttatttttctgagccAGAAATTTATGCATGAGAATTTATTTGTTAATCACAATTCAAAATGTCACGTAATCCACCTCATCATTAGTTCATTTACAGTATTTTCCATAGCTATAAATTCAACATTTCTCCAcaggcattatttttttcagctacacaaatgctttttaatagGAATAAATCCTGCAGTTGTGAATCAGTAGCAGGCAGAATGCCCACAGACTGCAGTGAGAACAGAGATTTCAGTCTGGCTCTTTAGGACTAAAGTAATTTCAGACACAGGCTACTTTCCCCAAAAATAACTCATACACAAATTGAGAATTACTTGAGTCGCTCCAGCCAGCATTAGCAATAGTCTGAACTGCCTGCTGCAGACtaagaaaatacttcagaggCAGGTTCACTGAAAACACAGTCCCCCCTAGAGgctgaaaagatgaaatattttaacgTTGTACTGCAAATATATCCTGTTGTTCAGACTTTCAAAttccttccttgtttttttgaaatatctattagctttttatttcaaggaaTGTATATTCCTTTGGAACATATTTAGTAActaaaggttttctttt
The DNA window shown above is from Calypte anna isolate BGI_N300 chromosome Z, bCalAnn1_v1.p, whole genome shotgun sequence and carries:
- the NPR3 gene encoding atrial natriuretic peptide receptor 3; the protein is MPPWLLSSLCCVLAALAALGAGSAGAEVAEEEKLIRVLVLLPQDDAYLFSLGRVRPAIEYAVRSLRESGGGGLPPGYAFQLTYEDSACGNRALFSLVDMVALHGRRPDLLLGPVCEYAAAPVARLAAHWNVPMLSAGALAAGFGAKGGEYSHLTRVAPAYAKMGEMLLALFRHHQWNRATLLYSDSNPERSCYFAMEGVHVVFQEEAFHMAVHSFDESSRHLDLDDIVRTLQTGERVVIMCARGDTIRSIMLAAHRQGMTNGDYAFFNIELFNSSSYGNGSWRRGDKHDLEAKKAYSYLQTITLLRTVKPEFEKFSLEVKSSVQKQGLHEDDYVNMFVEGFHDAILLYALALQEVLKFGFTKRDGEKIVQQTRNRTYEGIAGQVSIDANGDRYGDFSVIGMTDPEAGTQEVIGDYYGKQGRFEVRSNVKYPWNHGRLRLDESRVSEHSNNTPCKSSGGLGESAVTGIVVGALLGAGLLMAFYFFRKKYRITIERRTRQEDCNMGKHRQLREDSIRSHFSAA